A single genomic interval of Hevea brasiliensis isolate MT/VB/25A 57/8 chromosome 4, ASM3005281v1, whole genome shotgun sequence harbors:
- the LOC131179359 gene encoding replication protein A 32 kDa subunit A-like has product MAGNLSDTVLNSSQLAPVFLFEYYFPLIFDSRVSEMFSSTQFDVTSAFSGGGFMPSQSTQLTDSAPSPAKSRDSQGLVPATVKQISQASHSGDEKSSFVIDGVDVTNVTVVGMVFDKAEKVTDVGFIVDDGTGRIGCRRWVNENFDTTEMQNIQDGMYVRINGHLRSFHGVRQLLAFSVRPVTNFDEVTFHFIDCIHTHLQNSKLQLKLQGGASIQPHMVESSVNTPVRSGSNGNQTSTSIQLSKQYSVDGLKDCDQLVLEYLQQSSSMGQEKGTHIDELCQQLRLPMEKIKGSIRSLEDEGLIYSTIDEFHYKAT; this is encoded by the exons ATGGCGGGAAACTTGTCCGATACAGTCCTCAATTCCTCACAACTCGCTCCCGTCTTCCTTTTTGAATATTATTTCCCTCTAATTTTTGATTCTAGGGTTTCCGAGATGTTTTCCAGCACCCAATTCGATGTCACTTCCGCCTTCTCCGGCGGTGGATTTATGCCCTCCCAGTCAACTCAGCTCACCGATTCGGCTCCATCTCCTGCGAAA AGTCGCGATTCCCAGGGTTTGGTTCCGGCGACAGTGAAGCAGATAAGTCAAGCTTCTCACTCTGGTGATGAGAAATCAAGTTTTGTGATCGATGGCGTGGATGTTACTAAT GTTACGGTGGTTGGAATGGTGTTTGATAAAGCCGAAAAGGTTACCGATGTTGGTTTCATTGTGGACGATGGGACAGGCCGAATTGGTTGTAGAAGATG GGTGAATGAGAATTTTGACACAACCGAAATGCAGAATATACA AGACGGGATGTACGTTCGCATTAATGGGCACTTGAGAAGTTTCCACGGTGTAAGGCAGTTGCTTGCTTTCTCTGTGAG GCCTGTGACAAACTTTGATGAGGTTACTTTCCACTTCATTGATTGCATACACACCCATCTGCAGAATTCCAAATTGCAG TTGAAGCTGCAAGGAGGTGCCTCAATTCAGCCTCACATGGTTGAATCATCTGTGAACACACCTGTGCGCAGTGGATCAAATGGAAATCAGACATCCACATCTATCCAA TTATCCAAGCAATATAGCGTCGATGGACTAAAGGACTGTGATCAGCTAGTTCTTGAATATTTGCAACAATCTTCAAGCAT GGGGCAAGAAAAAGGCACACACATCGATGAACTTTGCCAGCAGCTAAGGCTTCCCATGGAGAAGATAAA GGGATCTATTAGGTCACTTGAAGATGAAGGCCTGATTTACTCTACAATCGATGAATTTCACTACAAAGCAACCTGA